A DNA window from Clostridia bacterium contains the following coding sequences:
- a CDS encoding citrate/2-methylcitrate synthase: MGVLDKLCLLAEKNNKIESELYIKHNVKRGLRNSDSTGVLVGLTDIGDVHGYVIDEGEKVPVEGRLKYRGINVKELVEGFQQEKRFGYEEACYLLLFGELPNKTELKQFCDLLSENRKLPEGFVEDMILKAPSMNIMNKLARSVLTYYSYDDNPDDISLKNMLKQSIKLIAVFPTIVAYSYQAKCHYFDNKSLYIHIPDPNLCTAENFLYMIRPDNKYTRLEAELLDLNLVLHAEHGGGNNSAFTTRVVSSSGTDTYSAIAAAVGSLKGPRHGGANMKVMEMMEDIKSNVDDWADEQKLEDYLLKILNKEAFDRSGLIYGMGHAVYTLSDPRARLLKQKAEELAKEKGMDKEFLLYTNIEKLASKVFSKFRGKEHIIKPNVDFYSGFVYDMLNIPLELYTPIFAISRIVGWCAHRIEEVISGGKIIRPAYKNVSGKNKYVPLNERE; the protein is encoded by the coding sequence ATGGGCGTATTGGATAAGCTATGTTTGCTTGCAGAAAAAAACAATAAGATAGAAAGTGAATTATATATTAAACATAATGTAAAACGTGGATTGAGGAATAGCGATAGTACAGGGGTATTAGTTGGACTCACCGATATAGGAGACGTTCACGGATATGTAATAGACGAAGGGGAAAAAGTTCCTGTAGAAGGAAGGCTAAAGTATAGAGGAATAAATGTAAAAGAACTTGTAGAAGGATTTCAGCAAGAAAAGAGGTTTGGATATGAGGAGGCCTGTTATCTATTACTATTTGGTGAGCTGCCCAACAAAACTGAACTAAAACAGTTTTGTGACCTCCTTTCTGAAAATAGAAAGTTGCCAGAGGGATTCGTAGAAGATATGATCTTAAAGGCGCCTAGTATGAATATAATGAACAAACTGGCTAGGAGTGTACTAACATATTACTCCTATGATGATAATCCTGACGATATAAGTTTGAAAAATATGCTTAAGCAATCTATAAAGCTTATAGCCGTATTCCCTACAATTGTTGCATATTCTTATCAAGCGAAGTGCCACTATTTTGATAATAAGAGTTTATACATACATATACCGGACCCGAATTTATGTACTGCTGAAAATTTCTTGTATATGATAAGACCTGATAATAAATATACCCGATTGGAAGCTGAACTTTTGGATTTGAATTTAGTGCTGCATGCCGAACATGGTGGCGGAAATAACTCGGCATTTACAACAAGAGTAGTATCCTCTTCAGGTACTGATACTTATTCAGCTATAGCAGCTGCTGTAGGCTCATTAAAAGGCCCTAGACATGGCGGTGCTAACATGAAGGTAATGGAGATGATGGAAGACATTAAGTCCAATGTAGATGATTGGGCTGATGAGCAAAAGCTTGAGGATTATTTGCTGAAGATACTAAATAAGGAAGCTTTTGATAGGTCAGGCTTGATTTACGGTATGGGACATGCAGTTTATACATTATCTGATCCTAGGGCTAGGTTGCTCAAACAAAAGGCTGAAGAGCTTGCCAAAGAAAAAGGTATGGATAAGGAGTTTTTGTTATATACCAACATAGAAAAACTTGCTTCAAAAGTTTTTTCTAAATTTAGAGGGAAAGAGCATATAATAAAACCTAACGTGGATTTTTATTCTGGATTTGTTTATGATATGTTAAATATACCGCTTGAACTTTATACTCCCATATTTGCTATTTCTAGAATAGTCGGTTGGTGTGCCCATAGGATAGAAGAAGTAATAAGCGGAGGCAAAATAATAAGGCCTGCTTACAAGAATGTTTCAGGTAAAAATAAGTACGTACCATTGAATGAGAGGGAGTGA
- a CDS encoding SH3 domain-containing protein, whose amino-acid sequence MGFKKRVISMCLVLLFLISFACFSQPMEAAGIGTGVVKVRTSANVRSGAGLSNSVIASLYNGNRVDVLKKSGSWYNIKMPNGRKGWIYYTLLNVTNNGTSSRAQGASNGTVTGSVVRVRSNAGTNSSIISRVRKGTKVEVLGKKATNDRYGLWYRIKAPNGLIGWLCGDYLNVNGSVPAQKSGSSQGGQSSGTGYVTASVLNIRSVPSTRGNAPIGKLTRGTKVNIVGQGNGWYKIQWGSKQGWVSANYITKKSPSSNSNGSSKKKVQSAEGYVNTRAGLNLRKLPVISGGTLVTALPYKTSVKIKAQKGDWYQVETSGGKTGWVFSKYITKGTASSRGGSTGKVSDVISTARNYLGYRYAYGGASPSSGFDCSGLTQYVYKKFGVNLPRSSSAQGAYKATKISSMGALKPGDLVCFTTNGSGNVSHVGIYTGNGNFIHAPNSKRRVEEVNMHTKFSGYYAKRFKWGLRVLK is encoded by the coding sequence TTGGGTTTTAAAAAAAGAGTTATAAGCATGTGTTTAGTATTGCTCTTTCTGATTTCTTTTGCTTGTTTCAGTCAGCCGATGGAGGCTGCGGGAATAGGCACAGGGGTTGTCAAAGTTAGAACATCTGCAAATGTCAGAAGTGGTGCAGGATTATCCAACTCAGTCATAGCTAGCCTATACAACGGCAATAGAGTTGATGTTCTCAAGAAGTCCGGCAGTTGGTATAATATAAAGATGCCTAATGGTAGAAAAGGCTGGATATATTATACCTTGTTGAATGTAACGAATAACGGGACTAGCTCAAGAGCTCAAGGTGCTTCAAATGGTACTGTAACGGGCAGTGTTGTGCGAGTGAGAAGCAATGCAGGTACCAATAGTTCTATCATAAGTCGTGTAAGAAAAGGCACCAAGGTAGAGGTATTAGGCAAGAAAGCTACAAACGACAGATATGGGTTATGGTATAGGATAAAAGCACCGAATGGGTTGATAGGATGGCTTTGCGGAGATTATCTGAATGTTAATGGCAGTGTACCTGCTCAAAAATCAGGAAGCAGTCAGGGAGGGCAAAGTTCAGGAACAGGTTATGTGACCGCAAGTGTACTCAACATAAGAAGTGTTCCATCCACTAGAGGAAATGCACCAATAGGCAAGTTGACCAGAGGCACAAAGGTGAATATTGTTGGACAGGGCAATGGTTGGTACAAGATTCAGTGGGGAAGCAAACAAGGTTGGGTTTCGGCTAATTACATCACCAAGAAGTCACCATCCAGTAATTCCAATGGCAGCAGTAAGAAAAAAGTGCAGTCAGCTGAAGGATATGTAAATACAAGAGCCGGATTGAATTTAAGGAAACTACCTGTTATAAGCGGTGGTACCCTTGTAACAGCATTACCTTATAAAACTTCAGTAAAGATTAAGGCACAAAAAGGTGATTGGTATCAGGTTGAAACTTCCGGTGGAAAAACAGGATGGGTATTCAGCAAATACATAACAAAAGGAACCGCATCATCTAGAGGAGGCTCCACAGGCAAAGTATCGGATGTTATATCTACTGCAAGAAATTATCTAGGTTACAGATATGCATATGGTGGTGCATCACCATCTTCCGGTTTTGATTGTTCGGGGCTGACACAATATGTATATAAAAAATTCGGTGTAAACTTGCCTAGGAGTTCAAGTGCTCAGGGTGCTTATAAAGCAACTAAAATAAGCAGCATGGGTGCTCTTAAACCAGGAGATCTGGTATGTTTTACTACCAATGGCAGTGGGAATGTGAGTCATGTAGGTATATATACAGGCAATGGAAATTTCATACATGCCCCAAACTCCAAGAGACGTGTTGAAGAAGTGAATATGCACACTAAATTTAGCGGATATTATGCAAAAAGGTTTAAATGGGGTTTAAGGGTATTAAAGTAA